A stretch of Nonomuraea africana DNA encodes these proteins:
- a CDS encoding histidine phosphatase family protein: MSKRIVCLRHGQTLWNVEHRFQGHTDIPLDETGIAQAARAASLLAALRPTMIVSSDLRRANDTALALAGIVGLDVSVDKDFRERGGGAWEGLTREEIAARWPAEYVAWEAPDGEPVPDVADRVGAALRRWAGQLDGDGLLVVASHGAALRLGIAHLLGLPQELWSALGGLGNCSWSVLEEGRRGWRLLEHNAGTLPEPVNSDDTPESAS, from the coding sequence GTGAGCAAGCGGATCGTCTGCCTGCGTCACGGCCAGACCCTCTGGAACGTCGAGCACCGCTTTCAGGGCCACACCGACATCCCGCTCGACGAGACCGGCATCGCCCAGGCCGCGAGGGCGGCGTCGCTGCTGGCGGCGCTCCGCCCCACGATGATCGTCTCGTCCGACCTGCGCAGGGCCAACGACACGGCCCTCGCCCTGGCCGGGATCGTGGGGCTCGACGTCTCGGTCGACAAGGACTTCCGCGAGCGTGGTGGTGGCGCCTGGGAAGGGCTGACCCGCGAGGAGATCGCCGCTCGCTGGCCGGCCGAGTACGTCGCGTGGGAGGCGCCCGACGGCGAGCCGGTTCCCGACGTGGCCGACCGCGTCGGGGCGGCGCTGCGCCGTTGGGCGGGTCAGCTCGACGGCGACGGGCTGCTGGTGGTGGCCTCCCACGGAGCGGCGCTGCGACTCGGCATCGCCCACCTGCTGGGGCTGCCGCAGGAGCTGTGGTCGGCGCTGGGCGGGCTGGGCAACTGCTCGTGGTCGGTGCTGGAGGAGGGGCGCAGGGGATGGCGCCTGCTCGAGCACAACGCGGGCACCCTGCCCGAGCCGGTCAACAGCGACGACACCCCCGAGTCCGCTTCCTGA
- the nadD gene encoding nicotinate-nucleotide adenylyltransferase — protein sequence MMNAPRVQGKRRVGVMGGTFDPIHHGHLVAASEVAHHYDLDEVVFVPTGRPYQKAEREVSAPEDRYLMTVIATASNPRFSVSRVDVDRPGPTFTIDTLRDVKQIYGPDADLYFITGADALAAILDWQDASELFDLAHFVGCTRPGHTLRDPGLPEGKVSLIEIPALAISSSECRQRVEQGEPIWYLVPDGIVQYIGKRGLYQAGTA from the coding sequence ATGATGAACGCGCCCAGGGTCCAGGGAAAGCGACGCGTGGGGGTCATGGGTGGCACCTTCGACCCGATCCACCACGGTCACCTGGTCGCCGCGAGCGAGGTGGCCCACCACTACGACCTCGACGAGGTCGTCTTCGTGCCGACGGGCCGGCCGTACCAGAAGGCCGAGAGAGAGGTGTCGGCGCCCGAGGACAGGTACCTGATGACGGTCATCGCGACCGCGTCGAACCCGCGCTTCTCGGTGAGCAGGGTGGACGTGGACCGGCCGGGCCCGACGTTCACCATCGACACCCTGCGTGACGTCAAGCAGATCTACGGTCCAGACGCCGACCTGTACTTCATCACCGGCGCCGACGCGCTCGCCGCGATCCTGGACTGGCAGGACGCCTCCGAGCTGTTCGATCTCGCGCACTTCGTCGGCTGCACCAGGCCCGGGCACACGCTGCGCGACCCCGGGCTGCCCGAGGGCAAGGTCAGCCTGATCGAGATCCCGGCCCTCGCGATCTCCTCCTCCGAGTGCAGGCAGCGTGTGGAGCAGGGTGAGCCCATCTGGTACCTCGTGCCGGACGGGATCGTGCAGTACATCGGCAAGCGCGGCCTGTACCAGGCGGGCACCGCATAG
- a CDS encoding cupin domain-containing protein: protein MVDREEVFVVLSGGVTARLEGAEHRLVTGDALIVPPHTPFALGNPHDEPAELVAVLPVGGQAIMQGMEPFVPPWAR from the coding sequence ATGGTCGACAGGGAGGAGGTGTTCGTGGTGCTCTCCGGCGGCGTGACGGCCAGGCTGGAGGGCGCCGAGCACCGGCTGGTGACGGGCGACGCGCTCATCGTGCCGCCGCACACCCCCTTCGCCCTGGGCAACCCGCACGACGAACCGGCGGAACTCGTCGCGGTGCTGCCGGTCGGCGGGCAGGCGATCATGCAGGGGATGGAACCGTTCGTCCCACCGTGGGCCCGATAA
- a CDS encoding NmrA family NAD(P)-binding protein, with protein MIRVLVTGATGRQGGAVVARLLKHGHEPVAYVRDPATPAADALSAQGVRLVTGDLADREALTKAAKGLDAIFGLTVPFGENGTAEEIAQGRALADAASAVDAHLVYSSVKGAASEADFTVEHASAKQVVHRYLVEQGTTFTGVQPAYFMENALNVGLTRLNQGVYAFPLSPERKLDQVTVLDIAGMAVHAIENPAKLSGRAIDVVSDSVTTLEAARFLSEAIGSDLPYENIPIPMIRQWAGDEIADMFQSFEDNRVHTDIAALHAEFPEVGWHSYLGWAQTVDWDQVLAQQPGRA; from the coding sequence ATGATCCGTGTCCTCGTCACAGGAGCCACCGGCCGGCAGGGCGGAGCCGTCGTCGCACGCCTGCTCAAGCACGGCCATGAGCCTGTCGCCTACGTCCGCGACCCCGCGACACCGGCGGCGGACGCGCTCTCCGCACAGGGCGTCCGCCTCGTGACCGGCGATCTCGCCGACCGCGAAGCCCTCACCAAGGCGGCTAAGGGCCTGGATGCGATCTTCGGGCTGACGGTCCCTTTCGGCGAGAACGGCACCGCCGAGGAGATCGCCCAGGGCCGCGCCCTCGCCGACGCGGCGAGCGCGGTGGACGCCCACCTGGTGTACTCCTCGGTCAAGGGGGCGGCGAGCGAGGCCGACTTCACGGTCGAGCACGCCTCCGCCAAGCAGGTCGTGCACCGCTACCTCGTCGAGCAGGGCACCACTTTCACCGGCGTTCAGCCGGCCTACTTCATGGAGAACGCCCTCAATGTGGGCCTGACCCGGCTGAACCAGGGCGTCTACGCCTTCCCGCTCTCTCCCGAGCGCAAGCTCGACCAGGTCACTGTGCTTGACATCGCCGGCATGGCCGTCCACGCGATCGAGAACCCCGCCAAGCTGTCCGGCAGAGCGATCGACGTCGTCTCCGACAGCGTGACCACCCTGGAGGCGGCGCGGTTCCTGTCCGAAGCCATCGGCTCGGACTTGCCGTACGAGAACATTCCCATCCCGATGATTCGCCAATGGGCCGGGGATGAGATCGCTGACATGTTCCAGAGCTTTGAGGACAACCGGGTGCACACCGACATCGCCGCGCTGCACGCGGAGTTCCCGGAGGTGGGCTGGCACTCCTACCTGGGCTGGGCGCAGACGGTCGACTGGGACCAGGTGCTCGCTCAGCAGCCCGGCCGGGCCTGA
- a CDS encoding M48 family metallopeptidase, which translates to MPDMTTTPDRSRVQLPGISSRAYEHPADRSALVALRKLSGFDTVLKQMSGLISERRLRLMYLASAVRVSETQFRSLYDMGRDAAYVLDLHRVPEIYVQQDPQVQAKAIGFDDPFIVVTTGLLNLMNEEEQRFVIGHETAHILSGHAVYRTMLDILTRLATRVAWIPLGYIGLRAIVAGLEEWYRKSELSSDRGGLLTGQDPEAAKRALMKLAGGAYTHEMNIEAFLAQYAEYDTAGDLRDGFLKVLNLLGTTHPFAVVRVAELDKWHRGGEYDRIIGGDYPRREHDADARVTDEVKAAAESYRRSWSESQDPFIGVLRDVAEGAVNAGERIFNRFSRRDGS; encoded by the coding sequence ATGCCGGACATGACGACCACCCCGGATCGCAGCCGCGTGCAACTGCCCGGCATCTCGTCCCGTGCCTACGAACACCCCGCAGACCGGTCCGCTCTGGTCGCTCTGCGCAAGCTCAGCGGGTTCGACACGGTTCTCAAGCAGATGTCCGGCCTGATCAGTGAGCGCCGGCTGCGCCTGATGTATCTCGCCTCTGCCGTACGAGTGAGCGAGACGCAGTTCCGCTCCCTGTACGACATGGGCCGCGACGCGGCCTACGTCCTCGATCTGCACCGGGTCCCCGAGATCTACGTCCAGCAGGACCCGCAGGTCCAGGCCAAGGCCATCGGCTTCGACGACCCGTTCATCGTGGTGACGACGGGTCTGCTCAACCTCATGAACGAGGAGGAGCAGCGCTTCGTGATCGGTCATGAGACCGCGCACATCCTGTCGGGTCACGCCGTCTACCGGACGATGCTCGACATCCTCACCCGCCTGGCCACGCGCGTGGCCTGGATCCCGCTGGGCTACATCGGCCTGCGCGCGATCGTGGCGGGCCTGGAGGAGTGGTACCGCAAGTCGGAGCTGTCCTCCGACCGCGGTGGCCTGCTGACCGGCCAGGACCCCGAGGCGGCCAAGCGCGCGCTGATGAAGCTCGCCGGCGGCGCCTACACCCACGAGATGAACATCGAGGCCTTCCTCGCCCAGTACGCCGAGTACGACACCGCGGGCGACCTGCGCGACGGCTTCCTGAAGGTGCTCAACCTGCTCGGCACCACGCATCCGTTCGCCGTCGTTCGCGTCGCCGAGCTCGACAAGTGGCACCGCGGCGGCGAGTACGACCGCATCATCGGCGGCGACTACCCGCGCAGGGAGCACGACGCCGACGCCCGCGTCACCGACGAGGTCAAGGCGGCCGCCGAGTCCTACCGCCGCTCGTGGTCGGAGTCGCAGGACCCGTTCATCGGCGTCCTGCGCGACGTGGCCGAGGGCGCGGTCAACGCGGGCGAGCGGATCTTCAACCGCTTCTCCCGCCGCGACGGCAGCTGA
- a CDS encoding TetR/AcrR family transcriptional regulator, translated as MPEDQPQATSKAARTRERILDAALDEFSAKGYSGARTAVIAKRAGVNVQLISYYFGGKEGLLEELLSSWQERRSKLVPASKAEPFLESFRMVLNATLRDPRRARLVVWQALGDYPGDTEALAREWRTVAAAAVEQTRARQAAGEIGDGHPPEFVTLLSFLLAFAPVALPQVIEGIYDVDPLSEEYRQRVSEALFAFLDVRHA; from the coding sequence ATGCCAGAAGATCAGCCCCAGGCGACGAGCAAAGCGGCACGTACGAGGGAGCGCATCCTTGATGCGGCCCTCGACGAGTTCTCTGCCAAGGGATACAGCGGCGCTCGCACCGCGGTCATCGCCAAGCGCGCCGGCGTCAACGTGCAGCTGATCTCTTACTACTTCGGTGGCAAGGAAGGCCTGCTGGAGGAGCTGCTGTCGAGCTGGCAGGAGCGGCGCTCGAAGTTGGTGCCGGCCAGCAAGGCCGAGCCGTTCCTGGAGAGCTTCCGCATGGTGTTGAACGCCACCTTGCGTGATCCCCGGCGAGCCCGTCTCGTGGTGTGGCAGGCGCTGGGTGACTATCCCGGCGACACCGAAGCGCTGGCGCGGGAGTGGCGCACAGTGGCCGCCGCCGCCGTCGAGCAGACGCGCGCCCGGCAGGCGGCGGGAGAGATCGGTGATGGTCACCCGCCCGAGTTCGTGACGCTGCTCTCCTTCCTGCTCGCCTTCGCCCCGGTTGCACTTCCGCAGGTGATCGAGGGGATCTACGACGTGGATCCGCTGTCGGAGGAGTACCGGCAACGCGTGAGCGAGGCCCTCTTCGCCTTTCTGGACGTACGGCACGCATGA
- the rsfS gene encoding ribosome silencing factor: protein MTASERSVQLVRVAAEAAADKLADDILAYDVSEQLVITDAFLLCSATNDRQVRAIVDEIEDRLRIECDAKPVRREGEREGRWVLLDFIDIVVHVQHEEDRTFYALERLWKDCPAIALPEGVTRAAAQRART, encoded by the coding sequence GTGACAGCATCCGAAAGATCCGTTCAGCTCGTCAGAGTCGCGGCCGAGGCCGCCGCCGACAAGCTGGCCGACGACATTCTCGCCTACGACGTGAGCGAGCAGCTCGTCATCACCGACGCGTTCCTGCTCTGCTCCGCAACCAACGACCGCCAGGTGCGCGCCATCGTCGATGAGATCGAGGACAGGCTCCGCATCGAGTGCGACGCCAAGCCGGTCCGCCGCGAAGGCGAGCGTGAGGGGCGCTGGGTGCTCCTCGACTTCATCGACATCGTCGTGCACGTCCAGCATGAAGAGGACCGCACCTTCTACGCGCTGGAGCGCCTCTGGAAGGACTGCCCCGCCATCGCGCTGCCCGAGGGCGTGACCAGGGCCGCCGCCCAGAGGGCCCGTACGTGA